From the Brevibacillus choshinensis genome, one window contains:
- a CDS encoding lipase family protein — protein sequence MSFSDKNNIFNSKTAILLAAMSYQTYPLYFEGSLILPQGFKLQYTIRAFADVENPTENVIGFIAESKDLIVLAFRGYAAYPADLLAAYDIIQVPYPFVENGGKTSRGFTCLYQSTRKKLIRKLNNFSASKKLFVTGHNYGGALAVLASLDIAVNTKFENPIIYTYGSPRIGDPGFAIRFNQVVKNSIRIVNIHDPYPTFPAQKYPPPFTEEGLTYQHVKTKFPISFQLNNTSRNDGIACYFKNIRPLNPDFAQSLCNENPGFCPDAEMCFPFQDTCKPPKP from the coding sequence ATGTCTTTCTCCGATAAAAATAATATTTTTAATAGTAAAACTGCCATATTACTTGCTGCGATGAGCTATCAGACATATCCATTATATTTCGAGGGAAGTCTTATCTTGCCTCAAGGATTTAAACTTCAATATACCATCCGTGCTTTTGCTGATGTAGAGAATCCTACGGAAAATGTAATTGGTTTTATAGCAGAGTCAAAAGATCTAATCGTATTAGCGTTTAGGGGTTACGCTGCTTATCCTGCGGACCTTTTAGCAGCCTATGACATCATTCAAGTACCCTATCCTTTCGTTGAAAACGGGGGCAAAACCTCTCGCGGGTTTACATGTCTTTATCAATCAACGAGGAAAAAATTAATCAGAAAATTGAATAATTTTTCCGCATCAAAAAAGCTGTTTGTTACGGGCCACAACTATGGAGGAGCACTGGCAGTGTTAGCTTCCCTCGATATTGCGGTAAACACTAAGTTCGAGAATCCCATCATATATACTTATGGTAGTCCTCGTATTGGAGACCCCGGCTTTGCTATCCGCTTCAACCAAGTAGTAAAAAATAGTATACGAATCGTAAATATCCATGACCCTTATCCTACTTTCCCAGCTCAAAAGTATCCGCCTCCATTTACAGAGGAAGGTTTAACCTATCAACATGTAAAAACAAAGTTTCCTATCTCTTTTCAACTGAATAATACTTCTCGTAACGATGGGATCGCCTGTTATTTTAAAAACATCCGTCCACTTAATCCGGATTTTGCCCAATCATTATGCAATGAAAATCCTGGTTTTTGTCCCGATGCCGAAATGTGTTTTCCGTTTCAAGACACATGTAAGCCTCCGAAGCCTTGA
- a CDS encoding aminotransferase A — protein sequence MEHLIHQRVKDMQITGIRRFSDVVAQHQDVVSLTIGEPDFPTPDYIKQAGELAIRQNKTGYTHIAGLLELREAAGHFLQQQYGLTYDPISEIIITNGATEAIAAAMRTILDEGSEVILPGPVYPGYEPVISLCGAVPVYIDTRDTDFLVTAEMIQAKITDKTRCIVLAYPSNPTGSVLDEQCVREIAELLSDKDIFVLSDEIYSELTYEKNHFSIGSIPCMRNKTITINGLSKSHAMTGWRIGLLCGPAYLAKEMLKVHQYNVICPSAVSQFAALAALQTDHDCTESMKAAYRERRDYVYDRLIAMGMDVAKPAGTFYMFPSIRKFQLPSQEFALQLLEQAKVAVVPGDAFSEMGEGYIRISYSYSMEKLEAALNRMETFLQLLAERLKESS from the coding sequence GTGGAGCATTTGATTCATCAGAGAGTAAAGGATATGCAAATAACAGGCATTCGCAGGTTTTCCGACGTAGTTGCCCAACATCAGGATGTGGTCTCGCTGACGATTGGTGAACCTGATTTTCCTACGCCGGATTATATCAAGCAAGCGGGAGAATTGGCGATTCGCCAAAACAAAACAGGCTATACCCATATAGCGGGGCTGCTGGAATTACGGGAAGCGGCGGGGCACTTTTTGCAGCAGCAGTACGGACTAACCTATGACCCGATAAGTGAAATCATCATTACAAACGGGGCCACGGAGGCGATAGCGGCCGCGATGCGGACGATTCTCGATGAGGGATCAGAGGTCATCCTGCCAGGACCTGTCTACCCTGGGTACGAACCGGTCATTTCCTTGTGTGGAGCTGTTCCCGTCTACATCGATACGAGGGATACGGATTTTCTCGTCACTGCGGAAATGATTCAAGCCAAAATTACGGACAAAACGCGATGTATTGTTCTCGCCTATCCGTCTAATCCGACCGGATCGGTGTTGGACGAGCAGTGTGTTCGGGAAATTGCCGAGCTTCTCAGCGACAAGGATATTTTTGTCCTGTCAGACGAGATATACAGCGAGCTTACGTACGAGAAAAACCATTTTTCTATCGGCTCGATTCCCTGTATGCGCAACAAGACGATCACCATCAACGGTTTGTCGAAGTCGCATGCCATGACAGGCTGGCGAATCGGCTTGCTCTGTGGCCCCGCATATTTGGCGAAAGAGATGCTGAAGGTGCACCAGTACAATGTCATTTGCCCGAGTGCAGTCAGTCAATTTGCCGCCTTGGCAGCGCTACAAACCGATCATGACTGTACGGAATCGATGAAAGCAGCGTATCGGGAGCGAAGAGATTATGTCTATGACAGGCTGATCGCGATGGGCATGGACGTCGCCAAGCCAGCGGGAACCTTCTACATGTTTCCCTCCATTCGCAAATTCCAGTTACCATCCCAAGAATTTGCGCTGCAATTGCTGGAACAGGCCAAAGTGGCTGTCGTTCCGGGAGATGCCTTTTCGGAAATGGGAGAGGGGTACATCCGTATTTCCTATTCGTATTCCATGGAAAAGCTGGAGGCCGCACTCAACCGGATGGAGACGTTTCTACAATTGCTAGCTGAAAGACTAAAGGAGAGTAGCTAG
- a CDS encoding ABC transporter substrate-binding protein, whose amino-acid sequence MKRNRIAIFLIVAMLLSLIGCSSSTSSPSDTPSGDGKTEGKKELRVATSTAPPTLDLLKTTTVAAVQISWNIFESLVTMDENYQVAPMMAKSIDVSQDGKTITFPLREGLKFHNGKEVTAEDVVASLTRWKELSNNGRAALTKAKVTAKDAQTVEIALGNDSPSSAFILSSLAFPQQGAMIMPKEVIEAADEKGVKEYIGSGPFKFVEWKQDQYIHLQKFSDYKPSEQATSGRAGKKEVSVDDLYFIPVTDAATRVAGLQSGEYDFADDIPIDNYNKLKEDPNIETMISKPRRWNGIVFNTKSDVFSNIKARQAVNAGLDLDEIMMAATGNPDFYRVDHGLMYQEQSLYVDAGKENYNQKNLDKAKKLLAEAGYQGQTVTILGTRDYEFLYKTAVVVKAQMEKMGINVNLEIYDFPTLQRKTKEEKGWEMYFTYFPIYMNPTQPIFLDSRNKFVGQFNDPKMDQLLDKYRLSNEASEQKEIFKEIQALFWEDVPVIKLGDMFGLLAYRNNVKGYKYFYDISFWNVSVE is encoded by the coding sequence ATGAAAAGAAATCGTATAGCGATTTTCCTTATAGTGGCAATGCTTTTATCCCTGATCGGATGTTCCTCTTCGACGTCATCACCGTCGGACACTCCGTCTGGCGATGGCAAGACGGAAGGCAAGAAGGAATTGCGGGTCGCAACCTCAACAGCACCGCCGACACTGGATTTGCTGAAGACGACAACGGTTGCCGCTGTGCAGATTTCATGGAATATCTTCGAATCGCTCGTAACAATGGATGAAAACTATCAAGTTGCTCCGATGATGGCAAAATCTATCGATGTCAGCCAGGACGGCAAAACCATTACATTCCCGCTGCGAGAAGGGCTGAAATTCCACAATGGCAAAGAGGTAACAGCCGAAGACGTTGTGGCTTCCCTCACTAGATGGAAAGAGCTTTCCAACAACGGGCGAGCAGCGTTAACCAAGGCGAAGGTCACCGCGAAGGATGCGCAAACCGTGGAAATCGCATTGGGGAATGACAGTCCATCAAGCGCTTTTATATTGTCTTCGTTGGCGTTCCCACAGCAAGGGGCGATGATCATGCCAAAAGAAGTAATTGAAGCAGCTGATGAGAAAGGCGTAAAAGAGTATATCGGTTCTGGCCCGTTCAAATTCGTGGAATGGAAGCAAGACCAATACATCCATTTGCAGAAATTTTCCGACTACAAACCATCAGAGCAGGCAACGAGCGGTCGCGCGGGTAAGAAAGAAGTATCGGTGGACGACCTTTACTTTATTCCCGTTACAGATGCAGCAACACGGGTTGCTGGTTTGCAATCGGGCGAATATGATTTCGCCGACGATATTCCGATCGATAACTATAATAAGTTGAAAGAAGACCCCAACATTGAGACGATGATCTCCAAACCGCGTCGTTGGAATGGGATCGTATTTAATACGAAAAGCGATGTTTTCTCCAACATCAAAGCACGTCAGGCAGTTAATGCCGGGCTGGATCTGGACGAAATCATGATGGCAGCAACAGGAAACCCGGATTTTTACCGAGTGGATCACGGCTTGATGTATCAAGAACAGTCGCTGTATGTGGATGCGGGCAAAGAGAACTACAACCAGAAAAACCTCGATAAGGCGAAAAAGCTGTTAGCGGAAGCAGGCTATCAGGGACAGACCGTCACGATCCTTGGCACGCGTGATTACGAGTTCTTATACAAGACAGCCGTTGTGGTGAAAGCCCAAATGGAGAAGATGGGCATTAACGTGAACCTGGAGATTTACGACTTCCCGACTCTTCAGCGCAAAACCAAAGAAGAAAAGGGCTGGGAGATGTACTTCACGTACTTTCCTATCTATATGAATCCGACACAACCTATTTTTCTCGACTCCCGTAACAAGTTCGTCGGTCAGTTTAACGATCCCAAAATGGATCAATTGCTGGACAAATACCGCCTGTCAAATGAGGCTTCCGAGCAAAAGGAGATTTTTAAGGAGATTCAGGCGTTGTTCTGGGAGGATGTGCCCGTGATCAAGCTGGGTGACATGTTTGGATTGCTGGCATATCGTAACAATGTCAAAGGGTATAAGTACTTTTACGATATCTCTTTCTGGAATGTATCGGTGGAGTAA
- a CDS encoding ABC transporter ATP-binding protein, giving the protein MLSTELEHTEPLIRIEKLVKEFKAQSPGPDGQPGVVKAVNQISLQIQKGETYGLVGESGCGKSTTGRMILRLIEPTRGDIFYKGNKLNDLREEDMRKMRQEMQIVFQDPYSSLNPRKRIGNAIQEPMSIFNVGHKKERKERVLELLSKVGLHPEQYDRYPHEFSGGQRQRIVLARALAVNPQFIVCDEPVSALDVSIQSQIINLFLQLKKDYALTYLFIAHDLSVVRHISDRIGVMYLGNLVEEAETDALFANPLHPYTKALLSAVPVPNPEAKRERIILTGETPSPLNPPQGCVFHTRCPAAKPTCSHAIPQAVRIAHNQWVSCHLYS; this is encoded by the coding sequence TTGCTGTCTACTGAACTGGAACACACAGAGCCGCTTATCAGGATTGAGAAATTGGTGAAAGAATTTAAAGCCCAATCGCCTGGTCCCGATGGTCAGCCAGGGGTGGTGAAAGCGGTCAACCAGATTTCGCTGCAGATTCAAAAAGGCGAGACATATGGGCTTGTCGGCGAGTCAGGCTGCGGCAAAAGCACCACCGGGCGAATGATCCTGCGGCTGATTGAACCGACCAGAGGCGATATTTTCTATAAAGGGAACAAGCTCAATGATCTGAGAGAAGAGGACATGCGAAAGATGCGTCAAGAGATGCAGATTGTCTTTCAGGATCCGTACTCTTCCTTAAATCCGCGCAAAAGAATCGGCAACGCCATCCAGGAGCCGATGAGTATTTTTAACGTTGGCCATAAAAAGGAACGAAAGGAACGTGTGCTTGAGCTGTTGAGCAAGGTGGGCCTGCATCCTGAGCAGTACGATCGCTACCCTCATGAATTCTCGGGGGGACAGCGGCAGCGCATCGTCCTGGCCAGAGCACTCGCGGTCAATCCGCAGTTTATCGTCTGTGACGAGCCTGTATCCGCATTGGATGTCTCGATACAATCGCAAATAATCAATCTCTTTTTGCAACTGAAAAAGGATTATGCATTAACCTATCTCTTTATTGCTCACGATTTAAGCGTGGTTCGGCACATATCAGATAGGATCGGTGTGATGTATCTGGGGAACCTGGTGGAGGAAGCAGAAACCGATGCACTCTTTGCAAATCCGCTTCATCCTTACACGAAAGCATTGCTCTCTGCCGTACCAGTACCTAATCCAGAGGCAAAGCGGGAGAGGATCATCTTGACGGGAGAGACGCCATCACCGCTTAATCCGCCACAAGGCTGCGTGTTTCATACGAGGTGCCCGGCGGCAAAACCTACCTGTTCGCATGCTATCCCACAGGCAGTAAGGATTGCTCACAATCAATGGGTATCCTGTCATCTGTATTCATAA
- a CDS encoding Ig-like domain-containing protein gives MQLWILSKAIVVTMTGFLMNGEILESASEINHPPELREEMPDPETIVPWAEYEIDVRDVFSDVDGDELVFSALSQSQSVAKVEVEGSIIKVMAQKTGKVTIIVTASDQRGGTASTAYRFIVK, from the coding sequence ATGCAATTATGGATACTATCAAAAGCTATAGTCGTAACAATGACTGGATTCTTAATGAATGGTGAGATATTAGAGTCAGCATCAGAAATAAACCATCCTCCTGAGTTACGAGAAGAGATGCCAGATCCAGAGACGATAGTTCCATGGGCTGAGTATGAAATAGATGTTAGGGATGTCTTTTCAGATGTTGATGGAGATGAATTAGTTTTTTCTGCATTGTCGCAAAGTCAGTCGGTAGCAAAAGTTGAAGTTGAAGGCAGTATAATTAAAGTAATGGCTCAAAAGACGGGGAAAGTTACGATAATAGTCACAGCAAGTGATCAAAGAGGAGGAACTGCTTCAACAGCGTATCGTTTTATCGTGAAATAA
- a CDS encoding lipase family protein → MDKAGIATIYNPDDAILLSATLYQSYQLFESGSLDLPKGYSLRFTIRALAGVEEPESEVFGFIAESQHNIIVAFRGTRTFNDNESDQDLYQVPYPFVKNSGKTHRGFTCIYQSTRNTLIRELKKLSSSKRLFVAGHSLGGGIAVLAALDFAMNTKFKNPFVYTYGSPRVADPVFTSRFNQTVKNSIRIFNVHDIIPTLPDQVYLPPFTKNGIYYRHVNTKYPLSFQLNSLAVRNHEIVCYFKYLSQQNPDFTDALCADNPGFCPDTGLCVPFIGICSELR, encoded by the coding sequence ATGGATAAGGCAGGAATAGCTACTATTTATAATCCTGACGATGCGATATTGCTTTCGGCCACGCTTTATCAGTCCTACCAGCTTTTTGAGTCGGGTTCGCTTGACTTGCCAAAAGGATATAGCCTTCGATTTACGATTCGCGCGCTTGCTGGTGTAGAGGAACCGGAATCGGAGGTATTTGGTTTTATCGCAGAGTCACAGCATAATATCATTGTAGCTTTTCGAGGAACCCGAACATTTAACGACAATGAGTCAGACCAAGATTTATATCAAGTGCCCTATCCTTTTGTCAAAAATTCAGGAAAAACCCATCGCGGGTTTACATGCATTTATCAATCGACGAGAAACACTTTGATCAGAGAACTAAAAAAACTTTCCTCTTCAAAAAGGCTTTTCGTAGCTGGACACAGTTTAGGAGGAGGTATAGCCGTATTAGCTGCTTTGGATTTTGCAATGAACACCAAGTTTAAAAATCCTTTCGTTTACACTTATGGCAGCCCACGTGTTGCAGACCCTGTCTTTACTTCCCGGTTCAACCAAACCGTAAAGAATAGTATTCGTATTTTCAATGTCCATGACATAATTCCTACGTTACCGGATCAAGTGTATCTTCCTCCATTTACAAAGAATGGAATATATTATCGACATGTAAATACGAAGTATCCATTATCATTCCAGCTGAACAGCTTAGCCGTTCGCAATCATGAAATTGTCTGCTATTTTAAATATCTTAGTCAACAGAATCCTGATTTTACTGACGCTTTATGTGCTGATAACCCTGGATTTTGTCCCGATACGGGATTATGCGTTCCGTTTATAGGGATCTGTAGTGAGTTACGCTAG